A window of the Candidatus Neomarinimicrobiota bacterium genome harbors these coding sequences:
- a CDS encoding SDR family oxidoreductase produces YVASKAGVIGMTKVWARELGKDGIRVNAVTPGFIETAMTEGIPDKVLEMMMTRVPLRRMGSPEDVAATYCFLASDNAAYITGQVLGVDGGTVT; encoded by the coding sequence CTACGTGGCGTCGAAAGCCGGCGTTATCGGTATGACAAAAGTGTGGGCCAGAGAATTAGGCAAGGACGGCATCCGCGTGAATGCAGTGACGCCGGGCTTTATAGAGACGGCCATGACGGAAGGGATTCCCGACAAGGTGTTAGAGATGATGATGACACGCGTGCCGCTGCGGCGAATGGGATCACCTGAGGACGTTGCGGCCACGTATTGCTTTCTGGCCAGTGATAACGCCGCCTACATCACTGGGCAAGTCTTGGGTGTGGATGGGGGAACGGTGACGTAG